GTGTACATGCCATACTTATTACATAGCAGTAATCCTGGAGCCACGCAAGTTAATTATAATTCTCTATATGTGCCTCAATTTAATGTTCCTGGAACCTTTACTGTTGGAGGTGAAGTAGAGGGAGTAGAAATGTTAAGATCTGGTGAATATGACGTTGATAAAGACATCAATATAAGACCTGGAGGAAAACTAATTTTACAATCAGGAGTTATTCTAAAGTTCCCACCGGCTATCGGTATGATGGTAGCTGGTAAATTAGAAGCGCGAGGTAAGCGCCCTaatgatattatgtttacaCTCAAAGATGAAATCGTAATGTCTAATGACAGTATTTATGAGACTGATATAGAAATAGAACCCACTACTCCTGGTTACACAGAGCCAATTGTGCCAATTCGTTTACTGGGTGGCAGAACACCACATGAAGGAAGATTACAAGTAAGAATAGACGGGCAATGGGGAACTATCTGTAATTACAGatggaatattataaatgctgcATTAGTTTGTAATCAACTGGGACTAGCTCTTAATCCAGATGATTGGTTTTTGGAACCCAATGAAATTCCTAGCGCTGGAAAGACCGAGGATGTTTTACTTTCAAACGTTGAATGTACTGAGTTTGATAATGACATAACTAAATGTAAAGCGGAAACAGTAGATAACTTTGAAAACTCGTGTACACATGATAATGATGTAGGCATAAGGTGCTATGATACTAGTTGGGCTGGTGTGAGATTCAGTGTGATAGCAGAAAGGACTGATTTACAATACCTAAGTATTGACAAAGCTGGATTACTAGATTATTCATCAAATTTATTTAAGCCTGCTCTACAAATAGATTTTGCAAGACATAGCCTTGAAAGTGTtcgaataataaataactatcaCGATGGATTGGGAATTCTTTACTCCGATTTGTATGGGGCTGATGCAATAAATACTGTAAGAAATTCAGAATTTAGTAACAATAAAGGAAGTGGCATAAGTTTCAAACAATTGGGTCTAAAAGTGTACAGCTCTATAATAGAGAATAATTATGCTGGAATCTCTCATAATCCACATATTACTGGTCCGCAGCAACGAGAAATAGCAGGATGGTTTAAATTAGATGCTGGCTTTAATATGGATGAATCAAATTATCATCCCATAATGATACCGGAATATGAGACTGATATTTCTTTAGTAAATGGAGAAACACGACATATTGTTTTTTCCAAGCAGTTGGGAGGAAATATCAGGAAAACTTACAATATTAAATGCAATCCAGGATATGTCCTGGGACTCCAACTTCTAAATCCGATACATAACTTTTCTACAGAAAGTATTTGTATTTACGATTCTCAAAATATTAACGTAGGAAGCACTGTTTGGTGTCTCGATCGAGATTTATCAACTTTTCCGACAACAAGTAACACTTTTGGCGTAGTGTTGAAATATGAAAGTGGAGAGAATGCATTGGGAGGTGTTGTATTAGTTATTAGCACAATATTAGCACCAGTCCAAAATATACGAAACAGAATAATAAAAGGACCCGTACCCACTCTTCAAGTAGTTAACTCTAAAATAAAAGGTAATACGAAAGGAATAAAAGCTTTATATTACAATCGATATTTGAATGAGCTCGGTGACCACTTTTTACGAAAGGCAAATgaaactattaaaataataaattgtgagATTGCCTACAACGTTGAAGAAGCTGTTTATGTGAACACGCCTTTTTGGGATATTCATGACAGTAACATTACAGAAATTACTATCATGATAAACAGTAGTCTGATAACGGATAATGGGGCTGGAATTTACCACTTTGCCAGAGATTTGAGGAGTTCAAACAATCTCTATCATTATGTTCTTCAAGATAATACCATCGAGCGAAATAAACGTGGAGGCTTCGATGTGAATTTACCATATGTTTGGCAATATAACGAAAACTTTACACATTCTgtatttatgcaaaataatactttgcgtaataataaaaatttcggGTTGGTGATCGATGGACATTTTGCTGAAGTGAACATGACGAAGAATATATTTACTGAAAACAATTGCAAAACCGGCTTGATTTCTATACGTGGTAtggaaaagaaaatgaaaattgaCGGAAACCTAATAGAAAGAAATAACGGACAGTTCATGGTACAGTTCTACATGGACAGTCAAAGCGAAATCATGGGATTCGTGTATGCTGTTTTTGTTCTTAATCAAGtcagaaataataaatacttgaaTCCAATTAGTCGTGGTGCACTCATTAAAAGTTTAGACCCTACCTATGTAATTGGATTTAAAGGTATACAAAAGGTCAAAGTAAGTCGGAATTTGTTTGGAAACAACGACATCCAATACACTTTACTTGCTGGAATAAAAACTGCCAAGATCAATAATCTGCTAGACGTGACGGAAAATTGGTGGGGAAGTTCTGATGAGAAAGAAATCAGAAAACAAATATTTGACTTTGACGATTGGAATAATCATGCTGTTGCTACATATTTGCCTTATTTACTGGAAGAAAGTTTCGACTCGAGTGTTTCAGTTACCTTTACATCTGAAAAAGCAGTTGACACAAATGAGCTTGGTGGTCGGCTAACTACTGATCTTATATTAGACGCTCGAGTAGAACCTTACGTCATAAAATCAGATATCACTATAATGCCAGATGCGACCCTTACAATCAATCCTGGTGTCATATTAGAATTTGCTCCAAATGTTGGAATTCTAGTTTTGGGCACGCTTAACGCAGTAGGTCATAGCCAGATGCCCATATTTATGAAACCGCTGCTTACGAGCACTAATATGGAAAGTTATAGATTAGAAAGAAGACATATAAATCAATACTCGCCAAGTCATCGCGTAATCAGGCGTCAAATTGAAACATTATCGGCCCAAGAATCAATAAGATTATGTACAGGTAGAAACTGTACTAATACTGATTACAGCACGAACAGAATGAACGAAGGATTTCTAGAATACTATAATAGAACCACTTTGCAATGGGTGCCTATGTGTGACAATCGATTTACCGAAAGAAACGCACAAGTTGTTTGCAGAGAGCTCGGCTTTGACCCGATAAATGTATTCTTTGCGCACGATCGTCGCGTGGAATATCATAGTAATTCTTTGTCACGCATCTGGTCGTGGCCGGAGCCATTGCAGTGTGTCGGTACTGAAAATCGTTACGAAGACTGTCCCATAAGACTGAACGGTCAATTATACGGCCATCGCCACGAATGTAAATGGGATTCTGAATTTGTATTCATTCATTGTGGTACAAGAAATTTAGACGATAACGTAGAGTACTGGGGAGGTATCAGATTCGCATATCCAGAGTTCGAAAATGCACTCTACGAGCACAGAATCCATGACCATACTACACACGAAACTCTTAAGAAAGTTGAAAGCACATTACAGCATATACACATAATGGGCGCTGGCATACTGCACAGCGAAAAATCTCCGGCGATTCAGAGCGTAGTGAAAAACCCGTCAATTCAAAATGTTAACATTAGCCACTGCGCATTCCACGGCATCAATTTGATCTCACCAACCGACACCATGAATATGATGTTCAACTCGATCAAAAATGTTCTTGGAGAAGGAGTAAGTGCGATATCTTTGAATGGTGAAGGAAGAGAGTCAGAGGAGTCCAGTTTCACGCCGTTAAAAGATTTGAACCTTCCATACCACATATTTTCTCTAATTGATATCTGTGATAGCACCAAAGTAATAACTGTGGAGGAGCGCGTTATCCTTTACTACAAGTACGATAACAATCCAGTAAATTGCGTTAAAATATTCAAGAGCATGTTTAGAGTGAAGCCCTTCGGCTTCAGACTTCTTCAGTTCAATTTATTCAATCATACGACTAACTATGGTAACAGAGACTCGCTTAGTCTTTACGATGGTGATATTTACAATATCACAGCACCAATGATTGGTTATTTAGAAAATGGATCTCCGGATGAGAAGAAACTCTTCAAAACCGATGGTGCTAGCTTGAGTGTAAAGCTGTTCGCCAATGGAGCCTCCTCATTACATGGATTTATTGCTGAAATTGTCACTTTACCTATATCTTCAATTGGATTAAGTGAGTTAATTGtctaattgtatttttatataataagtatcCTCCTTAATCCTTATGGCTATGGctataaaatctatttttgtTGAAGTCGGTAATGTTAATTAAGCTTTCTTAATTTCTTTTTCTTGTTGAATTACCCCTTAATTGTGACTGTTTTGATTCGCATTAGTATGGGTAGCACTATTAATATAGTTAGTATCATtcccatttattattatttaaggtcgTGATGTACAGCACAATATATCAAACAGCGAGTTCATCAACAACCGTGACGGTGCTATCGTGTACCAATCAGTGGGGGAAGTCAACCCGCTGGTCGCTATCACCAGGAACGAAATTAGCAACAACTGTCTCAAGCTGTACGGCAATTTCACCACCTGCCAAGCCTCTGTGAGAGTTGATGTGCAGAATACCCAGACCTTGGTGTTTAGGGTTAGTATTGCTTGTTTCTATATTTAAGATAGTTGCCTAAacaacttaatattttattcggcCCACGCTAATCGatcatcattattcattacattAGTACAGTGCTTCGTACGGGGGCGTCGGATGTTGCCTACGTGTTATTTTAGAAGCTTAAACTACTGCCATTCCCATATCAATTCTATTGCAGTATCTTTTGCCTCCAAGAGTAGTAAAGATTCATCCATCCTTACAAACTTTTGTATAATAGTAGGAATTTGAGTGACTCTAAAATACACAGCATTATTAAGGAAAAATTTGCTTTTATTTTCAGAATAATCTAGTTCGCAACAATGTCGGCGGCCTGCTGTTGAGAGCTGACTCTAGAAGTACGGCCACATCGCTTCGTGGTTGGATACACAATAACTTGTTCTACGACAATCATGACCAGCCGTGTCTGAAAGTTGAGGGTaggttgaaaaaaataaacttcGGTTACGCCGTTAGTGCACCTACTGGCGACTGGAAACCGCAATAATCTGCCAAAGAAGAACGAAATAcaacataacacattataaatcgTTTGATATGTGAGACGAGAATCTCGGACGCTTTTTCGTAGTTGGCAGCACTGGTAGTACTATAAGCGCAGACTTGACCATATTATAGTAAATCAACAGTATGGGCTATGGCATTGATTCTAGACGTCAGACCCTACAAACTATAAAatgaacatgatattttaagaacTTTATTGACATTACTTTGTATTTCAGGTCGTCAGTCCTCACCGTACCAAGAGGTGACGATATACAGGAACTACTTCACACGAAACAGGGTGCAGTACAAGGACGTGATAGTCCTGCGACAGGTCGTGTCCAACTTCACACACAACTACGTCCACGATAATACCGGACAGAGGATATTGGAGGTGTCGGGCTTCGATAAAGTCCGCCTGCCTATTTATCAAACGACCTCGCATAATGGATTTTACAAGTAGGTTTTGGAACCAAGTTTCTTATCGCGcattgcgaaagggggctacacggaaaaagttgttttcttttttagtatacctgcgaagtaggggcagagggcgttgatgtggCGATGACATCAAatggcgggaaatttaaaattctaccatttctCCATGGCgggaaatttgatttttttagctGGGTGGGGTAGCGGTActcttcattatattttttttttataacttcgttccatccgggtgtcccttgacacctctcaagtttttttaatacaatatataaGTCGCCACTCGCCACTTCATGTTGAATACAATTATTAGTTATACAAGcctatttttctttaaaaaaaaaaccttagaaCCAAAATCCAGATCTGGATGAAATATTTGagtatagattataaataaGGTGTTCAAACACTAAATTATAGTCACTTTAAGAGTTTATACTTCAGAAAGTCCTAGTAATATTATTGGCATTCCAagttttttcaaacaaaaatctaaGATGCCAATAATAGGAATGACTGCCAACGATTAGATAGTTTGCGCTATAAGTAAAATTTAGAAATGTTAtccggcctgtccacatctccacgtcacgacgtcgtcaacgtggaacgttgcggtaacgtggcacggtatgttgacgtgacgtgaaagTTACGTGAAAATGCTTGTCACGGTGTAGCAACTTTTTACgtctttttttcttaaatctctctctccgtcttcttaacaatagcagaagcagaatacgtattgtgcggtccatatctagataagtagtgaagaatgtagcagttttacaaggcatgatGGTAACGTATAATGTtgctacatcgtgacgtgcatttttacgttgCGTTGACGTACattttcacgtcacgacaacgtaccgtgtcacgttaccgcaccgtttcacgttgacgacgtcgtgacgtggagatgtggacaggccgatACACCTTCGATTACAAACGCACCGTTTCAAGTTTTGTTACTGTCATCAGTCATGTGGTACAAATCTAGCTGCTATTTCGCTAACCGAAGCATGATAATTTCAGAAACTACGCCATCTGTCGCGAAGGGCGCGCCACTGTGGCCGCGGGCACGGCGGGCCAGCACTACGTCGACAACGTATTCTTTAACCCCGACAATGACTACGAAATGATCACCGTCAACAGATCTATGTAAGTACTGACTGCTATCTTGATGCCGCAAAGGGCTGCGTTTCTACCCAAGATTGCGTTGCAAGGAATGTGTTATTGAGAACCAATGGAAACTCTTGACCACATCCAGCGaaacgattctattggttcttgtaAAACATATTCCCCGCAACGCAGCTTAActcagctccggtggaaacgcagcgtTATCTAAATCTCAGAATAGGGACTCAGCATAGAGATAACCCGAAAATTCTATTTTGTCCTCTGTTATGGACTTGATGTCTAACTTTACAATTACTGCCAATACAGATAAGTTACCGTTCAAACTTCAAATCAATAACtatagtatagtctgtcaagaaagtgaagaaattaaaaagtggcaacatcgtcgtAGATCCCTTcgatccctttcaaatcaatctaaaaaagggatgacactacgatattgccactttttaatttcttcactttcttgacggactataattGGACTCCTAAGCTGggacatttttaaaagaaaaaacgtAGGCCTGTGTTTTTATTGTTACTAGATATTCCAAGTTATTAGTCATAGTGCTAAGAGAGTGGTCACAGAACTGTTTAACGAGATGGTCCTATATAACGGATTTTAAAGATCTAGAATGCTTTGGATCTGCTTCTTGTTTTTGCATGTCAAAAAATTTATAGGTCAGACCTCTAATGCTCTTATTTATTGAGAGACAAAGGTGAACAAAATTGCATATTATATCATTTAGTATCTCCGAATATTCTTTGTCTcgttatctttatttaaatgctTTGTGATAATAGGTTATTGgaactataataacaaatatttgaCTTGCATGTTTCTGTTGCATGGCTGCCCGGACAATAGCTTTGTCGATTTTAACCCCAATGCTATGAGGTAAGTTAatgctttatatattttaaaaatttacagGCTCACATCAAATACTAGGTTTATAAACTTTTAATCAGatattaatttaatagaaaaatGTTGTCGAGATTGTTAGAAACACTTAAAAGTTATAAACTATGTAATCAGTTCAAATAAATGTTGCATGACTCTAATCTTCTTATTTGTATGATGTTGGCGGGTGcttgtatttatttaaaaataaacatatgtAAAGAAATTAACGTTGTTATTTATAAGCTTATAAAATTACCTTGAATACGAGTAACATTCTAACGACTGCGCCATTCATAATCGTTTATCATTTTATACAATCAGCAACAATACTGtacctaatattttttactaaattcCGTTCAAATGTtcaatctttttaattttttaccaattttGAATTTCACTAACTAACCCAACTATATTTTAGCTCCCTCGACCTCTGGCGTACCCGTATAGACGCGAAGCACAACTATTGGAGTTACAACGAGAGTTTGGCCGTGGCGGGCCGCATTCGGGACCGCTCGGACGAGCCTCAGCTACTCGAAGTGGACTATCAGCCGTACTATATGAATAACCAGACGGTGTTGGGAGGAGGGAAATGCCCGCCTGGCTGGGATGTGGTCGCCGATACGTGTTATATGTACGTCGGCGCGCCGATGACGTATGAGGAGGCGAGGATGTTTTGCTTGGTGAGTATTTAGTTTGTATACTTTGTGGGGATGtgcgtggaggccgcaaaggaagatcttccgaccgagcgaggtggtatgctcggccCACGTGaaacatttcagctgtcgtttatatactgacgcgcttagaaaacttcgatagcgcgatgcaagaatgttaggcgaattgtggatACCGCCACAAGTTTATGGATATCAGGTCTAAAGGTCTGCCTTAAGTTATGTAAGTATTGTGTCAAATCTTGCTTCAGACTGACGTAAGTTACTTTACCGAGGGACGAGGGCGTGGCCACTCCAAAACGTGGTCGTCATCAAATTAAATGTTaagtaagagccagtccacacggcgcgttgcgtcgacgcagcgctgccgtttgacgcatagacGGCCACATGGGcggcgtcatcgcagcgttattacgaagcagtcttaacgtcaacccgctttgtctcgggggctgctgtccgtcatgtgtgcgttgcgcgctgctgtcaGGGCGCGACGCAGCGCGCTGTGtgaccttggttatttgtatgtaaaacaacgcaattaaaaatagagcctgtccacacggcgcgttgcgtcgacgcaacgctgacgcaacgcgccgtgtggacaggctctaatGTTGTGTCTAATAAATGTACAAGGGTATATAACAAAAACTATCTAGCTGTGACAGCGCTGACCGCAATTGGACATTTCCTTCATCGCAACTCATTCGTCTCTTTTCTTATCTATTACTACTTACTCTTCGTTAATACTCTCTTAATTTTCAGTCTGACAACGCCTCAATGCCGTACGTGAGCGGCAACTACGAGGCGCTATACGAGTTCCTGCGACGCCAGAACCAGTGGCTCGTGTACGGCGAGCGAGTGTGGGTGAACCACATCGACTACGTCACCCGCTGTACTTCCTTCGCCTTCTCCACGGTCGATATAACCGATTGTAACCAGAAGAACGCGTTTATATGTGAAATTGGTGAGTTTGtaattacgaataataaaaactaaggaagagctgtgtcaaaaaatttgttccacGAGGTacaaaaagagacccgaatacatgcatactttatgcaaaaagaggcccgaatacatgcaagaattttgtgtaattattatagtagtgACAATTATGAATTTCGtgagtgtttcgtagctattgtcatattttagtgtgtgaaaaggaaccaaattcaaaatggtTGCAGTATGGaaccttagtttttattattcgtaggtttgtaacataatattttgttgatcGGTCTCAAGGAAGATTTGtataaagctgatcgcacatttgtgaGCATCTTACACGCCGTACGCTTCAAACGCATCGCATAACACACGAATgcgacgcgtacggtgcggacgaatgtgcgaggtttcatatAATTTCATACGAATTGTAAAATGCGGCGCTTTCCGCGTGTGTgcgctgataaatgtgcgatcactttaatggtctagagtctagactctacaCTCCTCTAGTCAATGGACACCTGGATGGAACGAAGTAGCTTTcgatgagagagagagagagacagagaaacacgcgcacgccgcacggcttacaagttacaactacgAGTATATAtagcaaaaagtgtcgttacaacttttagtcgtaattttttccgtctagcgtcctttcgcaacgcgcgataaggaactttgttCCAATTATTTCGGCGGCTGTATTCAACCAAAATATGATGTTCCATTGATTCAGGGCTGTGCGTTGACTTTCATGAAGAGTCACGAAAGCGAAAAACTTACTGTAATTTCCCAGAAAGATTTTTGACTTTAAGTTCTAAGTTTTCGTTAGTCCTAGAAAATGACTTACTTGTGTAAGAGTCTATCTACAcgggcgttgcgtcagcgttgcgttgacgcagcgctgccgtttgacgcatagccagcCACACGGGTGCTCCGTCATCGCACCGTTATTACGAAGCCCCCCCTCctgcttcgtctcgggggcttctatccgtcatgtgtgcgttgcgacgaggCAACGTTCTGTGTgtacaccttggttatttgtatgtaaaacaacgcaacggtagcgctgcgtcgacgcaacactaacgcaacgcgccgtgtggactggctctacgAACGTACGAGTAtaaaaggtgtaacaaaacatattgataattatttagggtatgtatgagtcccctgtattatgcatagagttcattgtgaaagacTAAAAATTCaacttttgtataggcaaacTCATGTcgctagggcgcttgcccatacatatCACAAAAAAAGCTTGTTCcttcagcgccgctactttcacagtatatTCTGTATAAGGGCCCCATACACTGGACATatcctaaagcattatcactcagtttttttacactttgtataCCAAACATAACCAATTAATCCCCTTTATTACAGACCCGAAAATCTCCATATCTCCAATGTCATGGCGCGCGGACTCCCTCGCCGTGGCGTTTGTGGGCATCCTGGCCGCGGCACTAGTACTGGTCGGCGCCGCGCTCCTGTGCTGGTACTCCAAGTCCAAACACAGGTAACTGAACTTACGAAGAGTTATGGCTCCTTCATCTTATTGCTAAGGTGGCTTTGatgcttaagaggattccacaccgcccttttttcatacaaacgttgtcccctgtttcctccctggataatgctagtagagttataatttttttcctgaatatctacggccactaatacaatgtccctatgttttcttttttttcataatttaattattaaataagatatgaacattcaaaaacccaaaaaaatggccagattttccgctgtgttcaaacgtccagaaaacagatttggatagattatacaaaaaaaagcaaaacataggaacacagctcaagcccttttttaatctttaatgaaaaaagtacttaaatcggttaagttttggagaaggaatcaggggacaacgaatcgttgattttctggattttctgcagttgtctctatcgcgttctgcggtataggcttgagatAAGGAAGACAgctagatattacacgtactttttttttcatttctctagcccctggtgtatcctcttaaaagtaGGAGCGTAATAAAAGGATTGTTGCATTGCAAGCGTCAACATATTGCAGTTGTCTAAAATTTTGGCCAATTGCAATGTTAGAAAGATTATACTTAGCCATTACCCCACTATATTtaccgcctccgtggtctagtggtacagagcgcggctcttgcctcggaggtcgtgggttcgattcccgcgttggaaacatgttatttccaagtttggttagaacaatgcaggctgatcacctgattgtctgacaagtaaaatgatctatgcgtcggatgggcatgtaaaaagtcggccctgcgcctgatctctcgccagtcgtgtcggtcttccgtcccactgggttatgagagtaaaggaatagagagtgctcttgtgtactgcgcacacacttgggcactataaaattactcctgcgtagctggcctggtttcaatgaaaccggccaccgtcaccgaaaccggtgtgggagctattatatttaCCGCGATTACGCCTGATTTATTTGTGTCATGATTTTACTTTCAGATTCTTCATAAAAGGTTGTTTAGTTTCTTTCACTATTTACTCACAATATAATGGACGTTTCAGACACCTACAGCGGCTAGAGCGGCGCAACTCGATCCGTCAGTCGTTACACAGCGTACGATCTATCGGGTCTATTAATGGGGCCTACCCCGACGCCTCTTACAGAAGGAAGATCGCCCAAATGGTTCgttctattaatattatttcttcttAAAAGCTTTATAATTGTTTAGAACTTAAAACTGCAGTTAAAGCCTTGTGTTAAGTTTTAGAAAGATTGGTTCTCTTTGAATGTTTTAGTGTTTTCtactttgtttttgtttatctaATCTAAG
This genomic window from Aricia agestis chromosome 2, ilAriAges1.1, whole genome shotgun sequence contains:
- the LOC121739918 gene encoding protein bark beetle isoform X2; amino-acid sequence: MSYKEMGVQKRHSQFSDTKYKWRTVVLLGCFVCCVGQEVRIGDTDPYMLNKSSGLTELSGGVLAGGKTVWKADGSPYLLRDDLLVEREAELVVEPGVEVKFAPMIGITVRGRLVAVGDKDRSITFTSTEEPETKTKQWPNIRLVDGPSILSGRVQLLHKGQWRSVCTNSRNWTINDMESACRQLGFMGGKFYNWMDRQPGRRARLLFEEPKCKGTEYDLFQCDWNSRQLGSGVCDYHPDLGIECQPHHDNNELRDSGTHWRGIRFENAVYERILTASNTLYVPTSMSSLVHVNIKNAGLGRDNNATSALDVIGVPPGMHNIEVSNSAFNAINVTSPNAPIVINNCTIHNNRGYGVYVNSTYGMTKIENCLIHDNGADGVKYVVHEMNIDERFDRSEIFDLCTLASTPSQTFPIQMSIEQSRYSNMARDCNQKFYTRPDHVLTLSFIKIMTNNNDTGEIFIYDGLSTEDKLLMSFSIKNNTRPQSVTSTRNRMQVRFHANTRTDIIGFLRLTSGPSKTYDLNITDTIISDNNGRGVAIENLRSQVHIHRTSISNNNHVAGLQVVSGAGDINITESRISFNQGDGINITVTGGNRNISRSTLSSNQGYGIAIWLNTTEETEYIPVNQTTSVEYSEIFKNIDVGILHGNYCGDSWVNITGNWFNSSMESTIEISTCWRYNNPNKVLNLQVGHNRFYQNRRIPLKIQPALNVMGRIEYNYFEHGDYGAIAILNRVEGKYFEEFEILPAIFSIQHNYFYGNRGPFVVNLGLSPYSDTQYILFSRNFLRDNKIREPFEPLEGLSSRLTPRSRVAATIVLASSNIDVFRNIINNPEAQYEIGSHVEDQSKTLNCTYNWLGFGEEEKVYKRLFHRKDRYNLAKIVYMPYLLHSSNPGATQVNYNSLYVPQFNVPGTFTVGGEVEGVEMLRSGEYDVDKDINIRPGGKLILQSGVILKFPPAIGMMVAGKLEARGKRPNDIMFTLKDEIVMSNDSIYETDIEIEPTTPGYTEPIVPIRLLGGRTPHEGRLQVRIDGQWGTICNYRWNIINAALVCNQLGLALNPDDWFLEPNEIPSAGKTEDVLLSNVECTEFDNDITKCKAETVDNFENSCTHDNDVGIRCYDTSWAGVRFSVIAERTDLQYLSIDKAGLLDYSSNLFKPALQIDFARHSLESVRIINNYHDGLGILYSDLYGADAINTVRNSEFSNNKGSGISFKQLGLKVYSSIIENNYAGISHNPHITGPQQREIAGWFKLDAGFNMDESNYHPIMIPEYETDISLVNGETRHIVFSKQLGGNIRKTYNIKCNPGYVLGLQLLNPIHNFSTESICIYDSQNINVGSTVWCLDRDLSTFPTTSNTFGVVLKYESGENALGGVVLVISTILAPVQNIRNRIIKGPVPTLQVVNSKIKGNTKGIKALYYNRYLNELGDHFLRKANETIKIINCEIAYNVEEAVYVNTPFWDIHDSNITEITIMINSSLITDNGAGIYHFARDLRSSNNLYHYVLQDNTIERNKRGGFDVNLPYVWQYNENFTHSVFMQNNTLRNNKNFGLVIDGHFAEVNMTKNIFTENNCKTGLISIRGMEKKMKIDGNLIERNNGQFMVQFYMDSQSEIMGFVYAVFVLNQVRNNKYLNPISRGALIKSLDPTYVIGFKGIQKVKVSRNLFGNNDIQYTLLAGIKTAKINNLLDVTENWWGSSDEKEIRKQIFDFDDWNNHAVATYLPYLLEESFDSSVSVTFTSEKAVDTNELGGRLTTDLILDARVEPYVIKSDITIMPDATLTINPGVILEFAPNVGILVLGTLNAVGHSQMPIFMKPLLTSTNMESYRLERRHINQYSPSHRVIRRQIETLSAQESIRLCTGRNCTNTDYSTNRMNEGFLEYYNRTTLQWVPMCDNRFTERNAQVVCRELGFDPINVFFAHDRRVEYHSNSLSRIWSWPEPLQCVGTENRYEDCPIRLNGQLYGHRHECKWDSEFVFIHCGTRNLDDNVEYWGGIRFAYPEFENALYEHRIHDHTTHETLKKVESTLQHIHIMGAGILHSEKSPAIQSVVKNPSIQNVNISHCAFHGINLISPTDTMNMMFNSIKNVLGEGVSAISLNGEGRESEESSFTPLKDLNLPYHIFSLIDICDSTKVITVEERVILYYKYDNNPVNCVKIFKSMFRVKPFGFRLLQFNLFNHTTNYGNRDSLSLYDGDIYNITAPMIGYLENGSPDEKKLFKTDGASLSVKLFANGASSLHGFIAEIVTLPISSIGLSRDVQHNISNSEFINNRDGAIVYQSVGEVNPLVAITRNEISNNCLKLYGNFTTCQASVRVDVQNTQTLVFRNNLVRNNVGGLLLRADSRSTATSLRGWIHNNLFYDNHDQPCLKVEGRQSSPYQEVTIYRNYFTRNRVQYKDVIVLRQVVSNFTHNYVHDNTGQRILEVSGFDKVRLPIYQTTSHNGFYKNYAICREGRATVAAGTAGQHYVDNVFFNPDNDYEMITVNRSISLDLWRTRIDAKHNYWSYNESLAVAGRIRDRSDEPQLLEVDYQPYYMNNQTVLGGGKCPPGWDVVADTCYMYVGAPMTYEEARMFCLSDNASMPYVSGNYEALYEFLRRQNQWLVYGERVWVNHIDYVTRCTSFAFSTVDITDCNQKNAFICEIDPKISISPMSWRADSLAVAFVGILAAALVLVGAALLCWYSKSKHRHLQRLERRNSIRQSLHSVRSIGSINGAYPDASYRRKIAQMSSRSTETLTKGSDYKKMLASTMSMESMEKSQFNSSVEDNQSFDIYEAHNPNFKHSTFQKPSEYSVPMAYRNEGYRENPASKTPDGMNHSGMNGHSAAPSVTTVATEELPIIHHPGGLADDSPNDYFSSDTLPLHEKPQTQKQSDPPQLSFLLELKSRLPDPPTHSTFGRPADQHQYYDDSSPQPYMDDSRDTYSSPLPHSLQDYPSPLPDSPQEYPSPLPQEYDYPHRSRSEAILETNFDFQDEDMPQMTEANRSHSQPLETAM